A segment of the Necator americanus strain Aroian chromosome IV, whole genome shotgun sequence genome:
CACCCGTTACAGGATTTCACAGTACTTCTACGCATTGATAGTAGAACAATGTGACAGAGGCTATCAGTAGTTCTTAACGTATGACACTCTTGACATTGCACCAGCAAGACAACATGGTCTTATTGGAATCATATAGAGGACGAATAAGGCAATAGTGAAGATACAGGAAGAGCGCAGCCGGACGCGGCCTTGGAGGAGTAACGTTAGTAGTGGAATATTGAGTACTTAGAATAGACTAATAATCTAAAGTACTGagataactaaataaatttttagagCGAAAACGTCTAAAACGTAACAGAAATTAGTTGCCAGCTTAATACTTAGGCAAACGACAATCAAACACAGCAAACCATTGCTCGACCCAGAACGCTGAGATCCTTGGGGACCAATCGTTCGATCCTTTTAGACTGCGCCAATGAGTCCttttcaaatcagaatcgttggaagtttatgaacgtgtgtgTACATTCGCTCATTTCGATAGGCGATCTATCAAATCTCTGTCTCTTATCCCTCAAACAACTCTTGTACAAAATCATTGAGCCCGGAATAAAGGGCTTTGTTAACCTTATTTGGTGTCCAAATATCGACGGCACCAACGAAGTTGTGACTTCTTGTCACTATGCAATATAGAAATATAGAGGGATGTTAGGGTGTACAGAGAATTATGCGAGAGGTTAATTTGGGTTCATTTCCATAATAGTTGACCAGCAAAACTctatcttttgaaatattacTAACTTTGCTTTAGAAATCTACTTGCaacaattatttattgctGCAAGAAGACGAGAAAGAACTTGAGATATTCTAATACAGAAAACATTAAAGtttttgctgatttcaaattaaaggcagcataccacgaatctgaggtggtgtagattttaagtggagtattcgtatacgggatgggagactacggagagggaggtgattccgtccatttcttgctaattgccgtaaaaaacggcccggaagatgcggcgccgcacaagactggcgcgctccaatcgaacctcttgtacaaaatggtgcgccaaaacgaatgaagccgtatcttcggggccgttttttacggcaattaaggagaaatggatggaattacccctccctccgtagtctcccatcccgtatacgaatactccacctgaaatccgtaccacctcagattcgtggggtgatgcctttaagcgataACTGTCTCGAAAATTATTCAGTCAGTGAGTTTTACCTGATTTCTTATTAATTGGCATGAATTTGGCATGAATtagtagaagaaaagataAGGTACATTTTGAGGGGAGGGTACGATAGATATAAGAAAGGAATATAATAAGCAGAAAACCTACTCTGCTTGCACATATAAAGCTTTTGATGATTGTGCAGAAATTTGCCTATATTTTCACAGTTTCAGTTCTTTGTTTTATCCTTAAtttagaaaatgcaaaaaaaaactatgaaaaattgaagttttaTCGACGTATCTATTTTACtaatattactatattattaatttttcacttcattgaCGTGGTAGGATTAAACTGAGAGTATAACCCTGAGCAAAAAGCAGTTCACTCGTTGTAACGAAGTTGTTCTCTTAGCTGATGGCGTTGATGATTCTTCTTAAACGCGGATGCAATTATGAGATCGTCTGCACGCAAAGGTCTATCAGACGGTTTCCGTTGTCCGATGTCTGCTCTATgggatagaaccattttccaCGCTCATCGGATTGCTATTCAGTTCTCATCTTCGCATTCTCATCAATTCCGACAATCAccgcctgctggcttggtatcttGGATATCATCGTATCGAGGTCATCATAAAACGTGTTGTGGTCCTCTGCGGTCTCAGAAGGTGGGTGAGCAATTACGATCCAGAGTGTGAGTCCTCGCGATCCTGCAATCGCAGAGGAGcatcttgacgacgttgatCTAAACTTCACCGGGTTGTTATAATCTTAACAGTCTAACAGTTTTAACAGATATTGCGCagcctcctactttcctttcatcagcatcgccgcagtagatggtgtaattGTCGATACTAATGACAGGGCGATttctgatgcgtgtttcctgcaatacAGCAAACGGTGCATGCAGATGCCACCGATGTCTGGAatgagcggcttgttggagttcaccgGCAGTTCAGTGTAACGAAACGGATgtcgccaaagattccatatTCCCTCAGGCATTCGACCTTTCGGGGCATGATGCTGGACGagagacttgtatacgcggccccagtCAGTCCGCTAATCGAAAAAGATATCacacaacaagaaaatattcgaCTGCGACTGACCAGCCGCTAGTCAGAAACGTTACGTTAAACCAAACAAGCCGTCCATATCTTGAAGATACCAGAATTCGGGGGAAGATACCTTGAAGATACCGGAATCGGGGAACAAAGTATTGGTCTAATGCGTCGATTTTCTTCCACAAGTCCATGTATAGGTTAGATGCGCGTTCTTGCGACTAAAACATTGTGAATTGAATCAGCacattggcgcatcctaagcgcaTTGGAGACACTTTGTCTTGTTATCGTTTAcctatatttttattgttaacCTTCAATTAACAAAATCTGACCCTCCTTGGATTTTGGTCCTCTAGCAACGCGAAGTTACAACAGGTTGtgtcgaaattagctgcagcctacgtACTGCGACTCCGCCCTGAtgaatgcaagcagatgtgggtctcctcgAGACTCTCAACATGAATCAGGGTCAAAGGACCTATCAAACTAGGGGATGAGTTCTCttatttgggctgtatgctgaaaaacgatgtcAGCTaagagagagatattcagtaaagatgcgctaaagctaactcggcattcaactcattgaccaagTGCCTGTGGTCAACCCCCATCGCCAACGAACTCAAGATACAAGTCTaccggatgacacgtggagaACGTCAACATCTTGCCCGGCCTTCTGAAGTAGTTATTGAAAACCGtgttcgcttctttggtcacgttatgtGGAGACAGTCTGACCGCCTTGTAAAAGTTGTCCTGGGGATGATTCCATTTCCCAATTGGAGAAGGCCTTCTGGGTATGGACGAAGGTGGTCAATGAAGATCTGAGAACAACTGGTGTTGGCAGCCGGTTCAGTCGAGACGTGAAATTCCGTAGTTCGTGGAGTAGCGACAGATGgatagattctatgcgaactctagctCATGATCGAATAGGATGGGCTCGGATACGTTCAAGGATAATACACcacggcgaagatgcggatagcgGCGTTAGGCCGTAACACCCGCCCGCCAATTAAGTCACGTAAGTCAAGCGGACCGACACTTCACGATTTACATATGACGCCTCCAGAACTCTTATATGTATGGTTTCATATTTCCTATTTGGAGCGACATTAACACTAATTACAGTTCATCACAAGGCAAACACTAGCTGACATGTTGTTCAGTGAAAAAGCAAACTGAATGTTCTCTGTAGGCTGATGAGGCACTTCAGAAGATAGATAACCCATAGCTTtgacttttccattttctgccGAGGGCAAAAAGGCCAAAATGTCACCTATTAATAGAGATCAATATCAATCTTTGGCTATGGCTCAAGTAAATCAGTGAAAGCAATGTGTAAGATATACCGAAATTCAAGTGGAGTCGAACATGTTCACACCTAAATAAATATCCCTGTGAAATGAACATTGTTTGCAAAGTGAAGACTCTGAATTTTCTATGCAATATCAACATGTCTAAGCAGTCATGTTAATAGGGTTCATGGTTTTTAGATCTGTCTGACATTTTAGgtatttcgtttcatttttgtgcGCTTCAATTATTTTCGTTAGTTCTatgttatttatatattattattattattattgttattattattataatagtattattattattttattattatattatattttattttattatattttacacttatactttattatattttattttgtaaaagttttatatGTTACAACCGTTTCTTTTTACTCCCTTGCACTGCAAGAATTAGTGTGCAATGCAATATCAAACAATTGTGCCTTGAATTGACTTGactcggcgggctgatgtcatcgcctgacgcgattacccgcatctccGTCGAGGTTTGTCAACAATTGTGCCTATAAAAACAATGTTAGAAAAATGCAACATTGAAGCAGTAGAAACTCTCCAACATGAACAATTCTTGAAAATCGACATTTTTGACGGTAACAATTAGAAGCATTTCTAAGTGCTACCAACTACAGAgtaaaaaaggacaaaaaatatgtttagagaagaaaacatgaaaagcGTCCAGAtataatgaaaacaaaaaactgcgAAGTGTTCTTATCTTTGCGAcagaaactatgaaaatgaCGAAACTCATATTGAGTTGTCATACGTCTATATCAATAACAGTCCATAGTGAAAGATTGATTGTCATACGTCTATATCAATAACAGTCCATAATGAAAGATTGATATCACAATCGAAAAACATGTCAAAGTCAGCCCGATTCAAGTTTCAGGTATAACTCCAgatgaaacaacaacaacatcaacaagAACAAGAACTCTGATGCCCTGCAGCAGTATATTTTGTAATCCTATGCCCGCTTTTGCTCTCTTCATCAGTTGCAGTGATCTATGAATATTTACAAACATTACCATACTCATCGCTTGTGGGATAGGTAAAGTTCATTTTTTAGTTTGTGCTATTATAGAGTGCAATGTCCTTACTTACATGTAATTCAAAGTCGTTGGATGAGAGTAAGCAAGTCGTCCACTTTTGCTCTAAGACATTCgccataaaataaaaaatgtcatGTTTCCAGCAGAGTACCCGGATGCTGCAAACGATGAAGATGCGATTTTCAACGGTATCTCGCGAGAGATGTACAAACCTCTCCAGCTTGTTGAGAAGATTTGTCAGGAGGTTGGCTAAGGAGAGCGGAGATTATTTTAGAGAACCAATGACGCAGCGAGATTTCGATTTCAGAGAGACTTATTACGTGATTGGCATCAGGACATAGTGAAGGCTCCTGCTTCATTTGATGTTTTCCTAAACAATCATAGCCTTAATCGCTTTCCAAATGTACTCTGTTTGGATCGATCTCGTGTGAAAATAACCGAAGAATATGGTACAGGAAACTACTGTCATGCTAGTTATGTCGACTCCTACTACAAAAAAAGTAcgatttcctttcttttgatAAAAGGATGCACTCACCACACCTTGACACCTTGACAAATTCCCATCGATCAGCTTTTCCCGCATGCAGCAACACCGCTTCGCACTTCCTTTGTTCCAAAGTTTGAAGTCAAAGCAAGGGAAAACATCTGCAATTTCCTGTGGCAACTGTGTAAGATTATTACTAAGCTTCACCTCTAATTTTTGGCGTTCTGCGCAAGAAACTATtgctctagttttttttttttacgaagaacGCAAAAAGAGTGCGAAAGAGTCATGCAGAACTCATTTCTCAGACCAACGGTATCGGTAGTTCTGCCTGCCGAGATGACGGCCTAGTTCCTTATGAATGGCCACAGTAGTCATTACATTACACTCAATAGTTATTTTGTTACAATATTAGTTACAATAAcctctttctttattaattgTCACAATTTAGGAGGTTCGGTGCCTGAATAGTAGAGTAAAGTGTTACCTCGCGGGTCTTGAGTTCGCACGAGTTTGATCTTGCAGTACacacgagttctatcggttgtccgtccaccctgattcccgttcgtggtctcgaagaaatccacatctgcttgcatttatcagggcgtagacgtagtccataggctgcagccagcttcgatacaaggttgacaacatgctgaagtttcgtactgctttccgcgaatataacaacatcgtcggcgtactcgaggtcagtcaaggggcaccctgatggtgctaagacaatgtcggcaggacactggtcgactgttcttcgcataatgtcgtcgattgcgaaattgaacaggaaaggttcTGCCACTGTCcgttgtcttactccagttaccacttcaaacggtgttgtacatccagctggtgttcgaactgcagcagttgttcgttgattcatgtcatcaaccAAGGAACGAACTTTCGtagtactccatcggcgcggcgcgcgttgagaagacggcctcggtgaggagagtcgaacgcggcttcaaagtccagaaacgctagttgcattggcttcgaataccgctgccagatttcgatcactctcctgacgatgaacacctggtcagtcgcagatcggccaggacgaaagccagcttgctcgtcgcgcgttgtttcatcgcgatgtttgatgaatcagtccaggataatgcgctccagtaccttgtacataacacgcagcaaagagattcctcgataactcctggggtccgtgacggataacttcttgtggaggggaattatgatagcgtgtctccatgaatcaggtatcctttcgtctatccatattgaacggatgatccttgtcatctcacgaatcccagacggaggaagatattttagcatttctgcgctaatcccgtcttctccaccagattttccattcttcattttttgaatacagaccaggacctccgacgcagtcggtggctcctcgttaaccgcatatgtcggtctataaacgtgttcgagttcaggagctgacggtgctagctgGTTCaacaaggtcttgaagtgttcgtTCCAAATttgaagggttgcttcaccgacagctaccccattggcagtgttgaggacaggggaacatcttttcattttgccgctatactgttttagtagagcataggctttccgcgggttcctgtcctcccacgccttctcaaactccatcgctcttgacgtccactcgttatcgtggtcttgttgcagttgacgacgcagcttccttctgagacgcttttcctggttgaagtcaccagcgctgcgcgcgacacatgcAGAATTgtgtgtggattttgtttccgcagatgcaaaagcaaacttcttccgcggcaatagaatcGGGAGCGTTTCCCCTGCAGcatcctggatgcactttgtgaaggaatccgcatcacTAAGCttctggtccgtactccaacatgaatagaaacACGTTGGCGggattttgttctgcattcatcttctttcaaacctgccatgtcgattttcggttgaagaggaactcgtcggtttctcttgtggaaccgtatcttgaagctgagaaaaatTAGACGGTaatcagagtcgaacgcgacatcccaaacagctctagattttcggatgtcTGACTgtggaatgttcctcgcctcTGTTCCCTGTTCCtcgaacgtagtcgagctgaagcttaagagtcatCATCTTCCGCCTGCGcagctcttcaggcgttaaaagggttgacccctgccacgtgagctgatggcgtcgatgactcctcttaaacgtggaagcaatgatgaggcccgtctctTCGCACaggtcgaccagacggtcaccgttgtccgacgtgcgcttcgctgcatagtaccattttcctagcacgtcggattgctgttcgagtcccatcttcgcatttgcgtcgattccgacaatgaccacctgccggcttggtattttagacatcaacgcattgagttcatcatagaaggcgtccttactgttgtcctcatgttgttttcataggtgcgtgagcacttacgatccagagtttacgtcctctgcgatctcgcagtcgtagaaaggcgcatctagacgacgttgagccaaattcctccatcaggttcttgtaatcgttcctcacaggtatcgcgcagccacctactttgttctcatcagcatcgccgcagtatatggtgtaattttcgatgctgatgacgagctgatctctcatgcgtgtttcctgcagtgcagcaaaaggcacacagagatatcgcagaagtctggaaagagcggcttgttggagttcactcgatagttcggcagttcagcgtgaccaaacaaatggttgttgccaaagattccatgctcccttcaggcagttgacctttcaggttatgggctttggcggtgtgctggacgacagcacttttttgcaatgtatgggaagctttcgccacctcagatttgtggggtgatgcctttaagttagtTTTGGAGATGTCGTTCCTCTCACCCACGTTTGAATACACTGtagcatgatatatatatatatatatatatatatatatatatatatatatatatatatatatatatatatatatatatatatacgtgaCCGACTAAGTCCGTTACAATTATACGTAATTATATCTAACCGCTGCAGAAGAGGCATGtcttttatcaaaaaaaacgtgcaccaaaaaagaacatttctgTAATGTCTCTGCTAGAATTCGAAATCAAAAGCAGATTTCCGAGAATACTTCCAATGCTACTGGTAGGGTTAAGGAAACAGTCTGCTAGCACATATTATCAAAGGTATGTTCGAAGCAGTGCTACTGATGGCAAAAATACAACCTCTAAAATTTCCTGTCTCCAATATAAATTCTTGAACTGAAAAGTTCGTTCATTCGTCTCAgttttgagagtttttttgCAGTCTCATTTTGATCGTATGAATCTGAATTCTGACGAATTGCGGAATTTACCTAAAACAACGGGAAGAAGGAAATACGAAACGCGTAATGAGAGTCGCGAAACAAACATTAGACCAGCGTATGAGCGTGGTTTTCCTGACGGTTTCATCAAATTAGAAGAACTGATTGAGGAACAATCACTGATGTAATTCAATGAAAATTGCAATTGCATCAATTGCAACGCAATTGAAGCATTAAGTCTCCTTCAGAAGCATTCTTTAGAAGGTTATGTGCTTACGCAAGCACCATTCTCTGCGGCAACAGAAGAGGTGTTCTGGAGAATGGTAATCGACGTTAAACCAAAAATCGTACTTATACTTGGTTCTCTTCAGGTTAGTGTAGGAGAAAAGCTTGTCGTACTGAagaaaataatccaaaaaGGCGAGCTAGTCGTTTCTTCCGAAAAAGTCATTTTAGAGCACTAACGGCCCGAGTATGAAATGTTTTTGGCCCGAAGGAGGTGAAAAAACGTATGCAAATTATGTTGGAATAACTGTTATTCGAGCTGAA
Coding sequences within it:
- a CDS encoding hypothetical protein (NECATOR_CHRIV.G16410.T1), translated to MALMILLKRGCNYEIVCTQSSHLRILINSDNHRLLAWYLGYHRIEVIIKRVVVLCGLRRYCAASYFPFISIAAVDGVIVDTNDRAISDACFLQYSKRCMQMPPMSGMSGLLEFTGSSV
- a CDS encoding hypothetical protein (NECATOR_CHRIV.G16411.T1); this translates as MSLLTCNSKSLDETEYPDAANDEDAIFNGISREMYKPLQLVEKICQERDLLRDWHQDIVKAPASFDVFLNNHSLNRFPNVLCLDRSRVKITEEYGTGNYCHASYVDSYYKKKGYVLTQAPFSAATEEVFWRMVIDVKPKIVLILGSLQSTNGPSMKCFWPEGGEKTYANYVGITVIRAEKGQGIEAMELQVSARNKELLRLHLILFKAWKDDILLPDLSGFRRTVRGIEKMSYNKDGPTVLVCASGVTRCGTYAAIDILLNRIAKEQKVGVQQTIEAILAQRYGCFQFIEHYKAIHDIVQSFCMATSSNLSDLVPTRTQKSASTAERSQ
- a CDS encoding hypothetical protein (NECATOR_CHRIV.G16411.T2); this translates as MSLLTCNSKSLDETEYPDAANDEDAIFNGISREMYKPLQLVEKICQERDLLRDWHQDIVKAPASFDVFLNNHSLNRFPNVLCLDRSRVKITEEYGTGNYCHASYVDSYYKKSTISFLLIKGCTHHTLTP
- a CDS encoding hypothetical protein (NECATOR_CHRIV.G16412.T1); translation: MNQRTTAAVRTPAGCTTPFEVVTGVRQRTVAEPFLFNFAIDDIMRRTVDQCPADIVLAPSGCPLTDLEYADDVVIFAESSTKLQHVVNLVSKLAAAYGLRLRPDKCKQMWISSRPRTGIRVDGQPIELVCTARSNSCELKTREVTLYSTIQAPNLLNCDN
- a CDS encoding hypothetical protein (NECATOR_CHRIV.G16413.T1), which translates into the protein MQNKIPPTCFYSCWSTDQKLSDADSFTKCIQDAAGETLPILLPRKKFAFASAETKSTHNSACVARSAGDFNQEKRLRRKLRRQLQQDHDNEWTSRAMEFEKAWEDRNPRKAYALLKQYSGKMKRCSPVLNTANGVAVGEATLQIWNEHFKTLLNQLAPSAPELEHVYRPTYAVNEEPPTASEVLVCIQKMKNGKSGGEDGISAEMLKYLPPSGIREMTRIIRSIWIDERIPDSWRHAIIIPLHKKLSVTDPRSYRGISLLRVMYKVLERIILD
- a CDS encoding hypothetical protein (NECATOR_CHRIV.G16414.T1), producing MSKIPSRQVVIVGIDANAKMGLEQQSDVLGKWYYAAKRTSDNGDRLVDLCEETGLIIASTFKRSHRRHQLTWQGSTLLTPEELRRRKMMTLKLQLDYVRGTGNRGEEHSTVRHPKI